The following coding sequences are from one Pigmentibacter sp. JX0631 window:
- a CDS encoding serine hydrolase domain-containing protein gives MRRFSVGFYSLLFSLSLNNKAYSNIGNKKEILSKVKNFTQIIEKEKKDQQGFVLAILYKDQIIYKSIYGYKKGKQYPITAKTLFPLASVSKPITATALALMAQQGKINLNEPFELPYLKNPIQFSNILSHTTGYQFSGDREIERGFSRDKLLNTLKNHPVDCEPFNCYRYSNATFSLVEEALNLHDLNYNEVMKNLNQSLQTKEIKLLVNKTNQDLAYPHLKQKVKGKTVFKQLPFPPYYPKTVPASAGVFASLNGMVEFYKLAFGYKPNILSPRIAKSMFTPVIVNSDAKKWNVQWPAKKENIESSYALGWRILNIKTNPDNTLVYHPGYINGITSFIGYIPSKEVGIIILTNQGSKFASKNGIAFWSQIIKNNKKIVKL, from the coding sequence ATGAGAAGATTTAGCGTGGGTTTTTATTCTCTTCTTTTTTCGTTAAGTTTAAACAACAAAGCTTATTCGAATATAGGAAATAAAAAAGAAATATTAAGTAAGGTTAAAAATTTTACACAAATTATTGAAAAAGAAAAAAAAGATCAACAAGGATTTGTTCTTGCAATTTTGTACAAAGATCAAATCATTTACAAATCAATATATGGGTATAAAAAAGGCAAACAATACCCTATAACTGCAAAAACTTTATTTCCACTTGCCTCGGTATCAAAACCAATTACAGCAACAGCTTTAGCATTAATGGCGCAACAAGGTAAAATAAATTTAAATGAACCTTTTGAGTTACCTTACCTTAAAAATCCTATTCAATTTTCTAATATCTTAAGTCATACCACTGGCTATCAGTTTTCAGGAGATAGAGAAATTGAGCGCGGATTTAGTCGTGACAAACTTTTAAATACACTTAAAAATCATCCAGTAGATTGCGAACCTTTTAATTGCTATCGCTACAGTAATGCTACTTTTAGTTTAGTAGAAGAAGCACTTAATTTACATGATCTAAACTATAATGAAGTTATGAAAAATTTAAATCAATCTCTGCAAACCAAAGAAATTAAATTATTAGTTAATAAAACTAATCAGGATCTAGCTTATCCCCACTTAAAGCAAAAAGTGAAAGGAAAAACCGTTTTTAAACAGTTACCTTTTCCGCCATATTATCCAAAAACAGTTCCTGCTTCTGCGGGTGTATTTGCATCTCTAAATGGCATGGTGGAATTCTATAAATTAGCTTTTGGATATAAGCCTAATATTTTATCACCTAGAATAGCAAAAAGTATGTTTACTCCAGTAATAGTCAATAGTGATGCTAAAAAGTGGAATGTTCAATGGCCAGCAAAAAAAGAAAATATCGAATCATCATATGCTTTAGGTTGGCGAATATTAAATATTAAAACTAACCCTGATAATACTCTTGTTTATCATCCAGGATATATAAATGGTATAACTTCATTTATTGGGTATATTCCATCTAAAGAAGTAGGAATAATTATTTTGACCAATCAAGGTTCAAAATTTGCTTCAAAAAATGGTATTGCTTTTTGGAGCCAAATAATTAAAAATAATAAAAAAATAGTCAAGTTATAG